In one Perca fluviatilis chromosome 7, GENO_Pfluv_1.0, whole genome shotgun sequence genomic region, the following are encoded:
- the LOC120562039 gene encoding myelin-associated glycoprotein-like, with protein sequence MYKDRKMRIFCLFLTAIISPVITEEWRANVVKELDALVTSCVVVPCSFTHPNEKLPTSRLRGIWHRSTDRNQRIYFEDSTQVLENFRGRTKLLGHLGQNNCSLEITNIKDHDNGPFCFRLELARTETDTSTVDKFSFVESCVTFTMLPDPPNPTLSQPKTAIQDRPYTITCSVRHTCPSHVPKLTWSRGTADEVIEVHKETGFGYWEAQSILTIIPEEKDDHSDVTCTAQFNGQKTSSATLKLYVKRTENYNHIIIPTVAVIGTAVIFAVFCIFMVKRYKKRIAELQSGDGSMWNRLSRLSRRIRSDGPGPSRSDQRRSMWSRFSRRPKGETVDWGHTPKNLNSKSCADQKASKARFPSPKSQPKSCNYQEDLADGDDYMNTADLNIYGNI encoded by the exons ATGTACAAAGATAGAAAGATGAGGATATTCTGTCTGTTTCTGACAG CTATTATCAGCCCTGTGATTACTGAAGAATGGAGGGCCAATGTTGTAAAAGAACTTGACGCCCTGGTCACATCCTGTGTTGTGGTACCCTGTTCATTTACCCATCCTAACGAGAAGCTGCCCACCTCCAGACTCAGAGGGATCTGGCATCGTTCAACTGATAGAAACCAACGCATCTATTTTGAGGATAGCACGCAGGTCTTGGAAAACTTTAGGGGCCGCACAAAGTTGTTGGGACATCTGGGTCAGAACAACTGCTCTTTAGAAATTACTAACATTAAAGATCATGACAACGGCCCTTTCTGTTTCCGGCTCGAACTAGCACGAACAGAGACTGATACATCCACCGTTGACAAGTTCTCCTTTGTGGAGAGTTGTGTCACGTTCACAATGCTCC CTGATCCTCCGAATCCTACACTGAGTCAACCAAAGACGGCCATTCAAGATCGTCCCTACACTATCACCTGTTCAGTCCGCCATACCTGCCCCTCCCATGTGCCTAAACTCACATGGAGTAGAGGCACAGCAGATGAGGTAATAGAGGTCCACAAGGAAACTGGTTTTGGCTACTGGGAGGCCCAGTCCATCCTGACCATCATTCCTGAGGAGAAGGATGATCACAGTGATGTCACCTGTACAGCACAATTTAATGGACAGAAGACATCATCTGCAACATTGAAACTCTATGTAAAAC GCACAGAAAACTATAACCACATCATAATTCCTACGGTGGCGGTGATTGGTACAGCTGTGATCTTTGCAGTCTTTTGCATTTTCATGGTGAAAAGATACAA GAAACGCATTGCAGAGCTCCAAAGTGGGGATGGCAG CATGTGGAACCGGCTGTCCAGGCTCTCTCGcag GATTCGCTCTGACGGCCCAGGACCATCTCGTTCTGATCAAAG aAGGTCTATGTGGAGCAGATTTTCAAG AAGGCCTAAAGGGGAAACAGTGGATTGGGGTCATAC GCCTAAAAATCTAAACTCAAAATCCTGTGCTGACCAGAAAGCCTCCAAGGCTCGTTTCCCATCCCCCAAAAG CCAGCCAAAATCCTGCAATTACCAAGAG GACCTTGCTGATGGTGACGATTACATGAACACTGCAGACCTCAACATCTATGGAAACATCTGA